One window of the Macaca thibetana thibetana isolate TM-01 chromosome 1, ASM2454274v1, whole genome shotgun sequence genome contains the following:
- the CPLANE2 gene encoding ciliogenesis and planar polarity effector 2 has product MARPPVPGSVVVPNWHESAEGKEYLACILRKNRRRVFGLLERPVLPPPVSIDTASYKIFVSGKSGVGKTALVAKLAGLEVPVVHHETTGIQTTVVFWPAKLQASGRVVMFRFEFWDCGESALKKFDHMLPACMENADAFLFLFSFTDRASFEDLPGQLTRIAGEAPGVVRMVIGSKFDQYMHTDVPERDLIAFRQAWELPLLRVKSVPGRRLADGCTLDGRAGLADVAHVLNGLAEQLWHQDQVAAGLLPNPPESAPE; this is encoded by the exons ATGGCCAGACCTCCCGTGCCCGGTTCGGTGGTTGTCCCAAACTGGCACGAAAGTGCTGAGGGCAAGGAGTACCTGGCTTGCATTCTGCGCAAGAACCGCCGGCGGGTGTTTG GCCTGCTTGAGCGGCCAGTGCTGCCGCCGCCTGTGTCCATCGACACTGCCAGCTATAAGATCTTTGTGTCTGGGAAGAGTGGTGTGGGCAAGACGGCGCTGGTGGCCAAGCTGGCTGGCCTGGAGGTGCCTGTGGTGCACCACGAGACCACCG GCATCCAGACCACCGTGGTATTTTGGCCAGCCAAGCTGCAAGCCAGCGGCCGTGTCGTCATGTTTCGTTTTGAGTTCTGGGACTGTGGAGAGTCTGCACTCAAAAAGTTCGATCATATGCTCCCG GCTTGCATGGAGAACGCAGatgccttcctcttcctcttctccttcactGACCGTGCCTCCTTTGAAGACCTCCCTGGACAGCTGACCCGCATAGCAGGTGAGGCCCCTGGTGTCGTCAGGATGGTCATCGGCTCCAA ATTTGACCAGTACATGCACACAGACGTGCCTGAGCGGGACCTCATAGCCTTTCGGCAGGCCTGGGAGCTGCCCCTGCTACGGGTGAAGAGTGTGCCAGGGCGGCGGCTGGCTGATGGGTGCACGCTGGATGGGCGGGCTGGGCTGGCTGACGTTGCCCACGTACTCAACGGCCTTGCTGAGCAGCTGTGGCACCAGGACCAGGTGGCAGCTGGCCTGCTTCCCAACCCCCCAGAGAGTGCTCCTGAATGA